The Calditerrivibrio nitroreducens DSM 19672 genome window below encodes:
- a CDS encoding MlaE family ABC transporter permease, whose protein sequence is MDKVLSFIGAPILNLALESGRIFLLLIDSILWIFRPPFRWKLLIKQMEFIGANSISVIILTGTFTGMVFAFQSYIGFHKFGAEYMVGTVVGLGMARELGPVLSAIMVAARAGSAITAEIGTMKVTEQIDALHSLAVDPVQYLVTPRILAGLLVMPLLNSIAVFCGVLGGYFVGVKILDINRTLYLQYMYQYVDLSDLYNGMIKSVVFGLILTLVGCYKGMAVSGGAEGVGRATTESVVLSCILILVFDYILTAFMF, encoded by the coding sequence ATGGATAAGGTTTTATCCTTTATAGGTGCCCCGATACTGAATCTTGCATTAGAATCCGGAAGGATCTTTTTGCTTTTAATAGATTCAATTTTATGGATATTTAGACCACCTTTCAGGTGGAAGCTTTTGATAAAACAGATGGAATTTATAGGTGCCAATTCGATTTCTGTAATAATTCTTACAGGGACTTTTACAGGGATGGTTTTTGCTTTTCAAAGTTATATAGGTTTTCACAAATTTGGAGCTGAATACATGGTGGGTACTGTTGTGGGGCTGGGGATGGCAAGGGAGCTTGGACCTGTTTTGAGTGCAATAATGGTGGCTGCCAGGGCAGGTTCTGCCATTACTGCTGAAATTGGTACAATGAAAGTTACCGAGCAGATAGATGCATTGCATTCACTTGCGGTGGATCCTGTTCAATATCTGGTGACCCCAAGAATATTGGCTGGACTTCTGGTTATGCCATTGTTAAACAGTATTGCCGTTTTTTGTGGAGTACTGGGTGGGTATTTTGTGGGCGTTAAGATATTGGATATAAATAGGACACTATATCTTCAATATATGTATCAGTATGTTGATCTAAGCGACCTTTACAATGGCATGATAAAGTCTGTAGTATTCGGACTTATTTTAACATTGGTTGGTTGCTATAAAGGGATGGCAGTATCAGGTGGTGCTGAGGGTGTGGGTAGAGCTACTACAGAATCTGTTGTACTGTCATGTATTTTAATACTTGTTTTCGACTATATACTTACGGCGTTTATGTTTTGA
- a CDS encoding ABC transporter ATP-binding protein gives MENIIIEMKNVHKSFGKHQVHKGINIKVPQGGITVILGPSGTGKSVLLKEMMGLLMPEKGEVIVDGVDITKISKVELVNIRKKFGMLFQNAALFDSMTVYENVAFPLREHTKLKEKQIREIVLEKLRLVGLKDVENKMPSELSGGMRKRVGLARAIVLEPKIILYDEPTTGLDPIMRDVVDDLIYNTQKQLNITSVVISHDIDSAFKIADYMAMIYDGVTVLNDTKENFKNSDNPYVRQFINGSKDGPIKMF, from the coding sequence ATGGAAAATATAATCATAGAAATGAAAAATGTTCACAAAAGTTTTGGTAAACATCAGGTTCACAAAGGGATAAATATCAAAGTGCCTCAGGGGGGGATTACGGTTATCCTTGGTCCTTCCGGTACAGGTAAGTCTGTGTTGCTAAAAGAGATGATGGGGCTTTTGATGCCTGAAAAAGGGGAAGTAATAGTTGATGGTGTTGATATAACCAAAATATCCAAAGTGGAGCTGGTCAATATTAGAAAAAAGTTTGGGATGCTCTTCCAGAATGCAGCTCTATTTGATTCGATGACGGTGTATGAAAATGTTGCCTTCCCTTTGAGGGAGCATACGAAATTAAAAGAGAAGCAGATAAGAGAGATCGTTCTGGAAAAATTGAGGCTGGTTGGTTTAAAGGATGTGGAAAATAAGATGCCCTCAGAGCTCTCTGGCGGTATGAGAAAAAGGGTGGGGCTTGCAAGAGCTATTGTGTTGGAGCCAAAGATCATTCTATATGATGAGCCCACGACCGGTCTTGATCCTATTATGAGGGATGTGGTGGATGATCTCATATATAATACCCAAAAGCAGTTGAATATTACCTCAGTAGTTATATCCCACGATATAGATAGTGCCTTTAAAATTGCTGATTATATGGCAATGATTTATGATGGTGTAACTGTTTTGAATGATACGAAGGAGAATTTTAAAAATTCTGACAATCCTTATGTTAGGCAGTTTATAAATGGTTCGAAAGATGGACCTATAAAGATGTTTTAG